In Papaver somniferum cultivar HN1 chromosome 1, ASM357369v1, whole genome shotgun sequence, a genomic segment contains:
- the LOC113358984 gene encoding putative leucine-rich repeat-containing protein DDB_G0290503 has protein sequence MEAEHNLPFDVGQLAESKSFKDGFRGAWFRCKIKDYRRGISDPTVALEYYDFPDEKITRMSLYRLNPAEKHTGVKKKHLMLRPSYPQIYHQSQMPDVSAITEVVGIVDRPWEVGDMVDWFKDGCYWSACITNIQNDEIVQVMFPRSPWGEGGSCEAPCKDLRPSLDWMPELGWTVPISKVGMNSESCVRLIHPKSPDRESSGDLLNKQKTGTENMKNSGVDTTTVLPRISSTHGDPFKLKITLPQKQITLPQKLKKFEKMHACQQMESKMGSDPGLLINEKDTLRNDICSLKKEKKTLAADIESLKNDKAKLGTDLQLINKVKDTLARLNKEKDKLGGDIEILNNEKSAMQSDICLLCETKTILDSGIVSLNCKKTKLETDSELLDNEKDKLGSDIELRKKAKSAVESGICSLEVKKTILENQVESLSNEKTQLGSDTELLTKEKKDLQTDFELLNRQKSSVQGDICSLNETKSILESEVESLSNEKTKLGIDTELLNTEKTKLLSDSEFLHKEKSTVQGAICSLNKKKTILESDIESLSNEKTNLGNETELLNKEKTELRSDFELLKNDFCSLSEKKTILETEIDSLSNEKTNLGNETELLNKEKTELRSDFEFLENEIFSLSEKKAILETEIDSLSNEKTKLGIATELLNKEKTELRSNFEFLKYEIRSLSEKKTILETEIDSLSNKKTNLGTETELLNKEKAKLRSDFEFLNKEKSAVQHEICSLNEKKTILETEIDSLSYEKTNLGNETELLNKEKSELQSDFEFLENQICSLSEKKTILDTEIDSLSNEKTKLGIATELLNKEKTELRSNFEFLKNEIRSLSEKKTILETGIDSLSNEKTKLGSETELLNKEKTKLQSDFGFLKNDFRSLSEKKTILGTEINLLSDEKTKLGIVTELLNKEKTELRSDFEFLKSDFRSLSEKWTILEAEIDSLNNEKTKLGSETELLNKEKTELRSDFEFLNKEKSTVQHEICSLNEKKTTLESEVKSLNNEKAQLGSDTELLNKEKTNLQTDFELLNREKSSVQGAICSLNEKKLILESEVQSLSNEKTNLGNETELLNKEKTKLRSDFEFLHQEKSTVQGAICSLNEKKTILESEIESLSNEKTNLGNETELLNKEKSELRSDFQFLNKEKSTVQGEICTLNEKKTLLESEIDSLSNVKTKLRGDSELLRKAKTKLQSDFECLHKEKSVVEDEICSLNEKKTSLEREVESLSKEKITLGNETELLNKGKMELQSDFEFLHKEKSTAQGDICSLHKKKTVLESEIISLSNEKTKLRSDTELLNKEKNTVESDVGVLNEKKRKLGNDIELLGREKSETEAGLESLKDAKNKLYSDIESLNREKVKLQTDFELINNEKEKLQNDIKVLNEGKDKMQSDIEFLNEEKAEVIRSAICEVNESITGREKALAKSEKVVARECIYIEELREAQQELIKQMGSEKVTRNTVIGVKKRKRGDPELWNFREKKRATLKEVISFKLNRTES, from the exons ATGGAAGCTGAACATAATCTTCCATTTGATGTTGGTCAGCTGGCGGAATCAAAATCTTTTAAAGATGGTTTTCGCGGAGCATGGTTTCGATGCAAG ATTAAAGATTACAGGAGAGGCATATCAGACCCTACTGTTGCGTTGGAGTATTATGACTTCCCAGATGAAA AAATAACACGGATGAGCTTGTATCGTCTGAATCCGGCTGAAAAACATACAGGGGTAAAGAAGAAACATCTGATGCTGCGCCCCAGCTATCCTCAGATCTACCATCAAAGTCAAATGCCTGATGTATCTGCCATCACAGAAGTGGTCGGGATAGTCGATCGTCCTTGGGAAGTGGGGGATATGGTTGATTGGTTCAAAGATGGTTGCTATTGGTCAGCTTGTATCACGAACATACAAAATGATGAAATTGTACAG GTTATGTTTCCGAGATCTCCCTGGGGTGAAGGAGGATCTTGTGAAGCCCCTTGCAAAGACTTACGCCCATCCCTGGATTGGATGCCAGAGCTGGGCTGGACTGTGCCCATCTCCAAG GTGGGTATGAATTCTGAATCCTGTGTTCGCTTGATACATCCCAAGAGTCCAG aTAGGGAGTCTTCAGGTGATTTGCTGAATAAACAAAAGACTGGCACGGAAAACATGAAGAACAGTGGTGTAGATACAACCACTGTATTACCTAGAATCTCAAGTACCCATGGTGATCCGTTTAAATTAAAAATCACGCTACCTCAAAAACAAATCACGCTACCTCAAAAACTAAAG AAGTTTGAAAAGATGCATGCATGTCAGCAAATGGAATCGAAAATGGGAAGTGATCCTGGGTTACTCATCAACGAGAAGGATACACTGAGAAATGATATTTGTTCtcttaagaaagaaaagaagacacTGGCAGCTGATATTGAGTCACTTAAAAATGACAAAGCTAAGTTGGGAACTGATCTTCAGTTAATCAACAAGGTGAAGGATACTCTGGCAAGACTCAACAAGGAGAAGGATAAACTGGGAGGCGATATTGAAATACTTAACAATGAAAAGTCTGCTATGCAAAGTGATATTTGTTTGCTGTGTGAAACGAAGACTATCCTGGATAGTGGGATTGTATCACTTAACTGTAAGAAGACTAAATTAGAAACTGACAGCGAGTTACTTGATAATGAGAAGGATAAGCTGGGAAGTGATATTGAATTACGTAAAAAAGCAAAGTCTGCAGTAGAGAGTGGTATTTGTTCGCTAGAGGTAAAGAAGACTATCCTGGAAAATCAAGTTGAATCGCTTAGCAATGAGAAGACTCAATTGGGAAGTGATACCGAGTTACTAACCAAGGAGAAGAAAGATTTGCAGACCGATTTTGAATTACTCAACAGGCAAAAGTCTTCAGTACAAGGCGATATTTGTTCGCTCAATGAAACGAAGTCTATTCTAGAAAGTGAAGTTGAATCCCTTAGCAATGAGAAGACTAAATTAGGGATTGATACCGAGTTACTCAACACGGAGAAGACAAAATTGCTAAGTGATTCTGAATTTCtccacaaagaaaagtctacagtacAAGGTGCTATTTGTTCGCTCAATAAAAAGAAGACTATTCTGGAAAGTGATATTGAATCGCTTAGCAATGAGAAAACTAACTTGGGAAATGAGACTGAGTTGCTCAACAAGGAGAAAACAGAACTGCGAAGTGATTTTGAGCTTCTGAAAAATGATTTTTGTTCGCTCAGCGAAAAGAAGACTATTTTGGAAACTGAAATTGATTCACTTAGCAATGAGAAGACTAACTTGGGAAATGAGACTGAGTTGCTCAACAAGGAGAAGACAGAACTGCGAAGTGATTTTGAGTTTCTTGAAAATGAGATTTTTTCGCTTAGTGAAAAGAAGGCTATTCTGGAAACTGAAATTGATTCGCTTAGCAATGAGAAGACTAAGTTGGGAATTGCGACTGAGTTGCTCAACAAGGAGAAGACGGAACTGCGAAGTAATTTTGAGTTTCTCAAATATGAGATTCGTTCCCTCAGTGAAAAGAAGACTATTCTGGAAACAGAAATTGATTCGCTTAGCAATAAGAAGACTAACTTGGGAACTGAGACTGAGTTGCTCAACAAGGAGAAGGCAAAACTGCGAAGTGATTTTGAGTTTCTCAACAAAGAAAAGTCTGCAGTACAACATGAGATTTGTTCGCTCAATGAAAAGAAGACTATTCTGGAAACTGAAATTGATTCGCTTAGCTATGAGAAGACTAACCTGGGAAATGAGACTGAGTTGCTCAACAAGGAGAAGTCAGAATTGCAAAGTGATTTTGAATTTCTCGAAAATCAGATCTGTTCGCTCAGTGAAAAGAAGACTATTCTGGACACTGAAATTGATTCGCTTAGTAATGAGAAGACTAAGTTGGGAATTGCAACTGAGTTGCTCAACAAGGAGAAGACGGAACTGCGAAGTAATTTTGAGTTTCTGAAAAATGAGATTCGTTCGCTCAGTGAAAAGAAGACTATTCTGGAAACTGGAATTGATTCGCTTAGCAACGAAAAGACTAAGTTGGGAAGTGAAACTGAGTTGCTCAACAAGGAGAAGACGAAACTGCAAAGTGATTTTGGGTTTCTCAAAAATGATTTTCGTTCACTCAGTGAAAAGAAGACTATTCTGGGAACTGAAATTAATTTGCTTAGCGATGAGAAGACTAAGTTGGGAATTGTCACTGAGTTGCTCAACAAGGAGAAGACGGAACTACGAAGTGATTTTGAGTTTCTCAAAAGTGATTTTCGTTCGCTTAGTGAAAAGTGGACTATTCTGGAAGCTGAAATTGATTCGCTTAACAACGAGAAGACTAAGTTGGGAAGTGAAACTGAGTTGCTCAACAAGGAGAAGACGGAACTGCGAAGTGATTTTGAGTTTCTCAACAAAGAAAAGTCCACAGTGCAACATGAGATTTGTTCGCTCAATGAAAAGAAGACTACTCTGGAAAGTGAAGTGAAATCACTTAACAATGAGAAGGCTCAATTGGGAAGTGATACCGAGTTACTAaacaaggagaaaacaaatttGCAAACCGATTTTGAATTACTGAACAGAGAAAAGTCTTCAGTACAAGGTGCTATTTGTTCGCTCAATGAAAAGAAGTTGATTCTGGAAAGTGAAGTTCAATCGCTTAGCAATGAGAAGACTAATTTGGGAAATGAAACTGAGTTGCTCAACAAGGAGAAGACGAAATTGCGAAGTGATTTTGAATTTCTCCACCAAGAGAAGTCTACAGTGCAAGGTGCTATTTGTTCGCTCAATGAAAAGAAGACTATTCTGGAAAGTGAAATTGAATCGCTTAGCAATGAGAAGACTAACTTGGGAAATGAAACTGAGTTGCTCAACAAGGAGAAGTCGGAACTGCGAAGTGATTTTCAGTTTCTCAacaaagaaaagtctacagtacAAGGTGAGATTTGTACGCTCAATGAAAAGAAGACTCTTCTGGAAAGTGAAATTGATTCGCTTAGCAATGTGAAGACTAAATTAAGGGGTGATAGTGAGTTACTCCGCAAGGCGAAGACGAAATTGCAAAGTGATTTTGAATGTCTCCACAAAGAAAAGTCTGTAGTAGAAGATGAGATTTGTTCGCTCAATGAAAAGAAGACTAGTCTGGAACGTGAAGTTGAATCGCTTAGCAAAGAGAAGATTACCTTGGGAAATGAGACTGAGTTGCTCAACAAGGGAAAGATGGAATTGCAAAGTGATTTTGAATTTCtccacaaagaaaagtctacagCACAAGGTGATATTTGTTCGCTCCATAAAAAGAAGACTGTTctggaaagtgaaattatatcgCTTAGCAATGAGAAAACTAAATTACGGAGTGATACTGAGTTACTGAACAAGGAGAAGAATACCGTGGAAAGTGATGTTGGAGTActaaatgaaaagaaaagaaaacttggAAATGATATCGAGTTACTTGGCAGGGAGAAATCTGAAACGGAAGCTGGTCTTGAATCTCTCAAAGATGCAAAGAATAAACTGTATAGTGATATTGAATCTTTGAACAGAGAGAAGGTTAAACTACAAACTGATTTTGAACTCATTAACAATGAGAAGGAGAAGTTGCAAAATGATATTAAAGTTCTTAATGAGGGGAAGGACAAGATGCAATCtgatattgaatttctcaatgaaGAGAAGGCTGAAGTTATTCGTTCCGCAATATGTGAAGTTAATGAATCTATTACTGGACGAGAGAAGGCATTAGCTAAGAGCGAAAAAGTGGTTGCCAGGGAATGCATTTACATTGAAGAGCTTCGGGAAGCTCAGCAAGAACTTATCAAG CAAATGGGGTCAGAAAAGGTAACTAGAAATACGGTGATTGgagtaaaaaagagaaaaagaggaGATCCAGAGCTGTGGAATTTCAGAGAGAAGAAGAGAGCTACGCTGAAAGAAGTTATTAGTTTTAAATTGAACCGTACAGAGAGTTAG
- the LOC113358993 gene encoding F-box/kelch-repeat protein At3g06240-like — translation MTMIEKWKYLPEGILMDILTWLPVKSVVRFSLILTKQDPTKFYSGLRSEPYSASFPCLDYNISGDDVTFDMSIEYRCPFHYWKCYIHILGIYNGLICLLSDPELLCIWNPITNEYKKLPKIPDLVPQMPDLEPVVDVDTFGFGYDCMNGDYKVVKILAPGTLGEGGVLKFGFIL, via the exons ATGACGATGATCGAGAAGTGGAAATATCTTCCAGAGGGGATTCTGATGGACATCCTGACATGGTTACCAGTTAAATCCGTCGTGAGATTCAG TCTCATCCTTACaaaacaagatccaaccaaattCTATTCAGGATTACGAAGTGAACCTTATTCTGCTTCATTTCCTTGCCTTGATTACAACATTTCTGGAGATGATGTTACATTTGATATGTCTATTGAGTATCGCTGTCCATTTCATTACTGGAAATGTTATATTCATATCCTTGGTATTTATAATGGATTGATTTGCCTCTTGTCTGATCCTGAATTGTTATGCATTTGGAACCCAATCACTAACGAGTATAAGAAATTACCAAAAATTCCAGATTTAGTTCCACAAATGCCAGATTTAGAACCAGTAGTTGATGTTGACACATTTGGGTTTGGTTATGATTGCATGAATGGTGATTATAAGGTAGTGAAAATCCTTGCACCTGGGACTCTGGGAGAGGGAGGGGTTCTAAAGTTTGGATTTATACTTTAG